In one window of Haemorhous mexicanus isolate bHaeMex1 chromosome 31, bHaeMex1.pri, whole genome shotgun sequence DNA:
- the DENND4B gene encoding LOW QUALITY PROTEIN: DENN domain-containing protein 4B (The sequence of the model RefSeq protein was modified relative to this genomic sequence to represent the inferred CDS: deleted 1 base in 1 codon), producing MSDEKPPQLVDYFVVAGLAEASRALEEEQQPRPARPGEPITDVAVIIRSQGEEVPQGFTCIETSTSGHPVDLNAGLLNNPQMFLCYKRGRDKPPLIELGVHYEGKDRPKPGYQILDTTPYSRSANLASGSPGHQRTFLTFRRAAEPPGHHTLGVTDICLVMPSKGESTPHTFCRVDKNLNTSMWGPALFLCYKIAVAKDNTLVYEAGLLSRYPEQDSESFPLPESVPVFCLPMGATIESWPVGTKYPLPVFSTFVLTGASGDKVYGAAIQFHEAFPRERLSEAQALRLGLLSVVDRRPVPGRSLHTRKSICVLSHWPFFDVFRKFLMFIYRYSISGPHVLPLETHISHFMHNVPFPSPQRPRILVQMSPYDSLLLCRPVSSPLPLSGASFLTLLQNLGPDNAVALLVAVLTEQKLLIHSLRPDVLTSVGEALVAMIFPLRWQCPYIPLCPLALADVLCAPVPFIVGIHSSYFDLYEPPRDVIFVDLDTNTIFQSEERKLLSPRALPRRPCKVLLASLHSLSQQLDELLSAPGEEEPPELVLSDAEAAGARRAQLELEARAAFLRFMACALRGYRSFLRPIAPAPAPAGRDAGSLFALQGFLRSRERAYQRFYGQLLRTQLFTQFIEDCSFASDREPCLEFFDTCVDKVQVDLEKPEDTPLMELDDPRGGEHTVFITPPEQPAGPDGAEPPARYRYDGFPTLRPELLEPPRDPLVAQLCQARSSAPSSPAPRRTKQEMKVAQRVAQKSSAVPELWARCLLGHCYGLWFLYLPTHVRAAPAKLRALQLAYDVLRKMEQHKVVLPDEVCYRILMQLCGQYGEPVLSVRVLLEMKRAGIVPNTVTYGYYNKAVLESKWPAGTQGGRLRWAKLRNVVLGAAQFRQPLRQRQRQSAAGDPPGDRAPPASRPPLQRQTTWAGRSLRDPLPAPRLVKSGSLSFPGPARPEGAARERPGEPPLLPATPTPPPPPRPRAPPGSADGSLSDIATDDSGGDEGPGGGSGGGPGGGPGGGPGAATPRRGLAAKLQQLLSPGKRPPPRPSEPPREPGARRGSEQRDGDPSSRRSPAETLLRPRERPESTASESSVSLGSELDLSDASGGSSGAPRPTEPCTEGAAGTEPPALEVLLSSCSRCPGCAGLVFDEELMAGWTSDDSNLNTSCPFCSRSFVPFLSIEIRDFRRPPSPPGAGPVPPSPQGPVLSDRRRCLELDETPETPETPELCNGCAETPPPGRWERVAFAYLSPLVLRKELESLVENEGGELLARPELVDSHPIIYWNLVWYFQRLALPSQLPLLLLGSQHAPRDPQPPEASRVRVRLLWDVLSPDPESGPPLYVLWRLHSNIPPRLHPWGPPAPSFSLTFLEALLSHVGLNEVHKAIGLFLETLAAPGAPRTLHRSIYRELLFLTLAALGREHTDIAAFDRRYRSALGKLGGALGRDELRRRRAQPPSARASECRRTFGAPPEC from the exons GGTGCACTATGAGGGCAAGGACCGCCCCAAGCCAGGCTACCAGATCCTGGACACGACCCCCTACAGCCGCTCGGCCAACCTGGCCTCGGGCTCCCCGGGCCACCAGCGCACCTTCCTGACGTTCCGGCGCGCGGCCGAGCCCCCCGGCCACCACACGCTGGGCGTCACCGACATCTGCCTGGTGATGCCCAGCAAGGGCGAGAGCACCCCCCACACCTTCTGCCGCGTGGACAAGAACCTCAACACCAGcatg TGGGGCCCTGCGTTGTTCCTGTGCTACAAGATCGCCGTGGCCAAGGACAACACGCTGGTCTACGAGGCAG GGCTGCTGAGCCGCTACCCCGAGCAGGACAGTGAGTCCTTCCCGCTGCCCGAGTCGGTGCCCGTGTTCTGCCTGCCCATGGGGGCCACCATCGAGAGCTGGCCCGTGGGCACCAAGTACCCCCTGCCCGTCTTCTCCACCTTCGTCCTCACCGGCGCCTCGGGGGACAAG GTGTACGGCGCCGCCATCCAGTTCCACGAGGCGTTCCCTCGGGAGCGGCTGTCGGAGGCGCAGGCGCTgcgcctggggctgctcagcgtGGTGGACCGGCGGCCGGTGCCCGGGCGCTCCCTGCACACCCGCAAGAGCATCTGCGTGCTGTCCCACTGGCCCTTCTTCGACGTCTTCCGCAAGTTCCTCATGTTCATCTACCGCTACTCCATCTCGGGCCCCCACGTGCTGCCCCTGGAGAC GCACATCTCCCACTTCATGCACAACGTGCCCTTCCCGTCCCCGCAGCGCCCGCGGATCCTGGTCCAG atgTCCCCGTATGacagcctgctgctgtgccGGCCGGTGTCCTCCCCGCTGCCCCTCAG CGGGGCCAGTTTCCTGACGCTGCTGCAGAACCTGGGCCCCGACAACGcggtggcactgctggtggcCGTCCTCACCGAGCAGAAGCTGCTCATCCACTCCCTGCGCCCCGACGTCCTGACCAGCGTGGGCGAAGCCCTGGTGGCG ATGATCTTCCCCCTGCGCTGGCAGTGCCCCTACATCCCGCTGTGCCCGCTGGCGCTGGCTGACGTGCTGTGTGCCCCCGTGCCCTTCATTGTAGGCATCCACTCCAGCTACTTCGACCTCTACGAGCCCCCCCGCGACGTCATCTTCGTCGACCTGGACACCAACACCATTTtcca gagcGAGGAGCGGAAGCTGCTGTCGCCCCGCGCGCTGCCCCGCCGGCCCTGCAAGGTGCTGCTGGCCTCGCtgcacagcctgtcccagcagctggatGAGT tgctgagcGCGCCGGGCGAGGAGGAGCCCCCGGAGCTGGTGCTGAGCGACGCGGAGGCGGCGGGCGCGCGGCGGgcgcagctggagctggaggcgCGGGCGGCCTTCCTGCGCTTCATGGCCTGCGCCCTGCGCGGCTACCGCTCCTTCCTGCGCCCCATCgcgcccgcgcccgccccggccgGCCGCGACGCCGGCAGCCTCTTCGCGCTCCAGG ggttCCTGCGCTCCCGGGAGCGGGCCTACCAGCGTTTCTACGGGCAGCTGCTGCGCACGCAGCTCTTCACGCAGTTCATCGAGGACTGCTCCTTCGCCAGCGACCGCGAGCCCTGCCTCGAGTTCTTCGACACCTGCGTCGACaag gtgcaggtggACCTGGAGAAGCCCGAGGACACGCCCCTGATGGAACTGGACGACCCCCGTGGGGGGGAGCACACGGTGTTCATCACCCCCCCGGAGCAGCCGGCGGGGCCGGACGGGGCCGAGCCCCCCGCGCGCTACAG GTATGACGGGTTCCCCACGCTGCGCccggagctgctggagccccccCGAGACCCTCTGGTGGcgcagctgtgccaggccaggAGCAGCGCCCCGAGCagccccgcgccgcgccgcaCCAAGCAG gagaTGAAGGTGGCCCAGCGGGTGGCCCAGAAGTCGTCGGCGGTGCCAGAGCTGTGGGCACGGTGCCTGCTGGGGCACTGCTACGGCCTCTGGTTCCTGTACCTGCCCACGCACGTGCGCGCCGCCCCCGCCAAGCTCCGCGCGCTGCAGCTGGCCTACGACGTCCTGCGCAAGATGGAGCAGCACAAGGTGGTGCTGCCCGACGAG gtgtgctaCCGCATCCTGATGCAGCTCTGCGGGCAGTACGGCGAGCCCGTGCTGTCGGTGCGCGTCCTGCTGGAGATGAAACGCGCCGGCATCGTCCCCAACACCGTCACCTACGGCTACTACAACAAG GCGGTGCTGGAGAGCAAGTGGCCGGCGGGGACGCAGGGGGGGCGGCTGCGCTGGGCCAAGCTGCGGAATGTGGTGCTGGGGGCGGCGCAGTTCCGGCAGCCCCTgcggcagcggcagcgccaGAGCGCCGCCGGAGACCCCCCGG GTGACCGAGCCCCGCCCGCCTCGCGCCCCCCCCTGCAGCGCCAGACCACCTGGGCGGGTCGGAGCCTTCGGGacccgctcccggccccgcggcTCGTCAAGAGCGgcagcctcagtttccccggccccgcccggcccgagGGGGCGGCCCGGGAGAGGCCGGGGGAGCCCCCGCTGCTCCCCGCGACCCCcaccccgccgccgcccccccgcccGCGGGCCCCCCCCGGTTCGGCCGACGGGAGCCTCTCGGACATCGCCACCGACGACAGCGGCGGGGACGAGGGGCCCGGaggggggtccggggggggtcccggagggggtcccggggggggtcccggggcggCGACCCCGCGCCGGGGGCTGGCAgccaagctgcagcagctgctgtcgCCCGGCAAGCGG CCCCCCCCGCGCCCCTCGGAGCCCCCCCGGGAGCCCGGGGCACGCCGGGGGTCGGAGCAGCGGGATGGGGACCCCTCCTCACGGCGCAGCCCCGCCGAGACCCTGCTGCGGCCCCGGGAGCGGCCCGAGTCCACGGCGTCCGAG AGCTCCGTGTCCCTGGGCAGCGAACTGGACCTGTCCGATGCCTCGGGGGGCAGCAGCGGGGCCCCCAGACCCACGGAGCCCTGCACGGAAGGGGCAGCGGGGACGGAGCCCCCCGCCCTGGAG gtgctgctgtccAGCTGCTCGCGCTGCCCGGGCTGTGCCGGGCTCGTGTTCGACGAGGAGCTGATGGCGGGCTGGACCTCGGACGACTCCAACCTCAACACCTCGTGCCCCTTCTGCTCCCGCTCCTTCGTGCCCTTCCTGAGCATCGAGATCCGCGACTTCCGGCGGCCCCCCAG CCCCCCCGGGGCCGGCCCGGTGCCCCCCTCCCCGCAGGGGCCGGTGCTCAGCGACCGCCGGCGCTGCCTGGAGCTGGACGAGACCCCCGAGACCCCCGAGACCCCCGAGCTGTGCAACGGCTGCGCCGAGACCCCG cccccgggGCGCTGGGAGCGCGTGGCCTTCGCCTACCTGAGCCCGCTGGTGCTGCGCAAGGAGCTGGAGAGCCTGGTGGAGAACGAGGGCGGGGAGCTGCTGGCGCGGCCCGAGCTGGTGGACAGCCACCCCATCATCTACTGGAACCTCGTGTGGTACTTCCAgcgcctggccctgcccagccagctgcccctgctgctgctgggctcccagcacgccccccgagacccccag CCCCCCGAGGCCTCCCGGGTGCGTGTGAGGCTCCTGTGGGATGTGCTGAGCCCCGACCCCGAGAGCGGCCCCCCACTCTACGTGCTCTGGAGGCTGCACA gtaACATCCCCCCCCGGCTGCACCCCTGgggccccccagccccctcgtTCTCGCTGACCTTCCTGGAGGCCCTGCTGAGCCACGTGGGGCTCAACGAGGTGCACAAAGCCATCGGGCTCTTCCTGGAGACCCTCGCggcccccggagccccccgaaCCCTGCACAG gagcaTCTACCGGGAGCTGCTGTTCCTGACGCTGGCGGCGCTGGGCCGGGAGCACACCGACATCG CCGCCTTTGACCGCCGGTACCGCTCGGCGCTGGGCAAGCTGGGCGGGGCGCTGGGCCGGGACgagctgcggcggcggcgggcgcagCCCCCCAGCGCCAGAGCCTCCGAGTGCCGCCGCACCTTCGGGGCGCCCCCCGAGTGCTGA